The Oncorhynchus clarkii lewisi isolate Uvic-CL-2024 chromosome 31, UVic_Ocla_1.0, whole genome shotgun sequence genome includes the window ACGCGAGCAGGCTGGTGttgcggaggaggaggagcagacagATGGGGTCGTGGTGTCCCAGCAGGCCGAGCGGTCAGCCTCAGATGAAGAGGATAAGCAGAGTGTCCAACAGGAATTGTCTCATGCTCAggatgccctctccctctccatacagAATGACTCTGACTCTGAGGAATGTCTTTCATGCCAGGCTGAGGTTTCAGCTCCCCGGCTCCAGACCGCCCCACTGCTTGGCTCCATGAAGTCTCTGGAGCCCCCTACTGGAGATGActttctcctgacccctcctgggTGTGAGGTGGCTGTGGAGGGAGGCTCTCTACTCCAGGAGGTGTTGATCTCCCTCAAGGGTCCACTGACATCTGTCCTGGGACTGGAGACAGAAGCTGTGCTCCTGGAGGTGGAGGTGAACATGGAGGGGTCAGAGGCTGAGAGCGGGGTGGATGAGCTGGCATTGAACCCACAGGAAGAAGCGTGTCTCCCCAGTGATAGACCGGACTACCCAGCAGAGCCCCGAGAGGAGGTGGAAGATGAGCCTTATGAATCTGAGGAGGAGTTAGTGGTGGAACGTTTCAATccaaaggaggaagaggaagatgcaGAGGAAATCAACCCTGAGTACTTAACCAAAGAAGATCCGGACATGCCTTCAGTGGaaaaggaggaagaagaagaagagaatgaaggggagagggaggagggggcagaggtagaggagaaggaaACAGAGGAGGTTGTGGAagatgagaggagggaagaggaggacaaaATGGAGCCAGACTCAGATGTGCCAGTGCAGACAGCCTTATTGGAGccaggggaggaagaggatgtaaTGTCAACGTCTGTGGAGGATGATTTCCAGCAGGTTCCAGACAGAGACCCTGAGAGAGCTTGTGAGAGCCCTGAGTGCACCACTGAACTGTCTGACCAAACAGTTACAGACCAAGCCTGTCTCCCCCAGCTGCCAAACAGCAGTACACCTCCTCCAGAGTCCCTGGACCAGCCTGAGGCCCCTGCACACACCACACAGGACCAGGAAGAGCCCAGTGTAACAACTGACCAGCCCTGTATAACCAGTCCCAGTGCAGCCGCCGGCCCAGAGCAGAGCCCCCAGGAGCACTGCAGGGGACCAACTGCCACCGAGGATCCTGGGAAACCATCTGGTGGTTCTGAACATAATAGACCCAGGTACACCATTGCCCCTGCCTGGCAAAGGTTGGCTACCAAAGAGCTAAcctccccttctccatctccctcggTCACTGTGCCTGGGGCTGTGGAAGCAAAAAGAGATCCCCCAAGTGGAGTGGAGCCACTTAGCCCTGTGGGGGCTGATGTCCCTGCTATTCCCATCCCAACACAGAGCACCACAGCACCCATCATATCACCTGAAGACACTCCCCCTGCAGCCCAGGAGGAAGAGACCCCTGAGAATCTGTTTGGTGTCAGGCTGAGGAAGACCTCTGTGGGTATGCTTCGCTTAGGCTCAGAGAGTGAAACTCCCCCTGCATCCCCAGTACACTCACTTCCCATAGAGCCACAGAGGGCCTCGTTCACTGAACCACAGTCAAACAGCAAACCTGCCCTGCCCAGAAAGCCCTCAGAGCTGGATGGTATGGTCAAGCCAAAGAGAATACCAGGTACTAAAACCATCTTAGTCACCATCACACCAGTCAGTGTTTCCAGACGTGTGCTATTTGGCATATCCTTCACTTGCAAGGTCATCTTTGTTTATATCTATTTTACAATGTTGAGCTTAAGACTTCAGATGACAAAACATTTAGCCTGTGTATGTTATAGGAATATGGACTCATGCTGTTCTAACTTTGGACTAACAATTCATACTGAAACAGGGCCATGAGTGCTGTTGAGAGCTGACTTATTGAGAGCTATCTAAACATAGACTAATTAACACCAAGGAGAGATTCCTCCATATGACTATTTAGAGCAACAAATTAGTTGGAATAATATTGCTTTTCTACATTTTGCCTTTCATTCATTCGCACCTCTATCTTCCATTTCCACTCCAAAGAAAATCATTATGCCAAATGAAGTTACCAGGCAGCTCCTATATATTCCACACCAGTTGAAGACATTTCTCCTGTGTTCTTTTGTTTCAGATCTGTCTGTGGGTCGAGAGCCTAGTGGGGGACCTGGTGGGGGATCTCAATCGCCAAGCTGGATCTCAGTGGCCAGACAAAAGCAGAGGATCTTAAAAGAGAACTCATTGGAGGAAACCACGGATAACAAAGACCCTGCAGAGATGGTAGGGATGGTGCATATTGTTTCATGTGTTCTTTTGTTTACCGAGAAGCCTACTGTTTGAGAGAGGAAAACAGTTGACTCGTCAATCAatccattcattcatttgttAATCCAGTCCTCACACTTGAGCAAAATACGTATTTTTGATCCTGTGCACACTGGGCAGCTCTTTATCATTTATTTTGACAATGACTAGATCTTTTATGACTGGCTATAAAGTTGTATAGGTTCAATTTACTTTGTTATATTGGAATGAATTAGTACATAATTCAAACTCTTCACAAAACCTACATTTCCAGGAGGAGCTTAACAGAAAAAAATCCATTCGTACATTGACAAGGCCTGTCAACAAAGACCAAGCCAAGCCTCCAGGATCTCCTGTTAAAGGTTAGACTCATCAGTATCCCACTCTGCCACACACATGCATCGCTTTCTTATTGAAGAGTTTTCATTGTTCTCATAAGTGTGATTGATCCACTGCTGCCCCCTTGTGGACCACACCTGCAAATAGAATGATCCCATTGATAATAATCCATACCTGATCAATACTAATCTTCAATTACATGCTTGAAATAAGACTCAAAAAAATACTATAGGCAATTTTGATAAAAATGTACTTTGTGGTAGGACTACTTTTGGGGGGACAATGCTAAAAGTCGTATCTTTAAAGATGTTCTCTGCTCGTTGTCCATAGTGTTGTGTTCCCTGGAGATTTCCAAGCCTGTCGTGGTTGAGAAGGAAGGGAAGAGAGCCCTGGCTCACCCAGCCCCTACAGCCCTGGCTCAGAACGAGCCCCCGTGGTTGGCCCTGGCTAAGAAGAAGGCCAAAGCCTGGAGCGAGATGCCCCAGATAGTGCAGTGAAGATGGGCCAAACCATCCGTCCGCTGATGGATCAGAATGCATTTGCACACCCAGAGTATAATTTTGTTTTCTACTTCTTCTGCTGTTCTAATACCTTCAagcttctgattggtcagacactGAAACCCTCAAATCACACGCTGCAGTGAAATGAGTGAGTTGGGAATTGGGCCAAATGAGTAAAGGTTTTGAATTATTGATTGATACGGCATACAATTGGATTCAGTTGACATGATATGTCTTTAAGTAAGACAGACCCATGACTAAATTAGTTATTGGTTTTAATTTCTTAACTGACAATGTCGGTCTGTATGAGGTGAGGTTCAGGTGTGTCAAAACCTTAAACCTAGCCTTGATCTTTGATTTGGGGATGGAAAGAAAGAGATGAAGgtttcttctttttatttattaaatctcatgtttgatgtatttttttattttttgtattaccTTTAAACGTGTGTACATGACTTGCACATAAAATGTTCGGTAATGAACAAATGCTGTTTCTCTTTGTCATCTGAACTCAAGAACAGTAAAAAACAAGGAAGTTACATCTGACAGTTGCTCCTCTTTGTACCTACTGACAATCGAGCTGGCAAATATAGTTTATCACAgatggatatttttttttactgtttagCTGATGCCCCACTTCACATTttaaccccccccctcctcccccaaaaTGGAAACCGATTTATTTTAAACTATTATTTTTGACGAATCGAAAGATTCACTTCGCTTTTGTGTGGTAGTTCGGATTCGGTTAAATCGTGTTGGACCAAATCATGGGTAGTGATTCCTAACAGTAACCCTAGTATTTTTGTTTTTACAAGGCattcaaattgtattttatttatttattcgcTCACTCGCCTCACTGTTCTAAAAATGAACTAATTTTATAATGTATAACAGTGGGACAACCTTACTGTAGTGACCCTGTGTTTTATAAGCGTGGATGAGAACTCTGCCACTAGAATTATTTTGTGGCACAGTGAatatcccacttctgacaccacaccagtgtaatgaaacaggcagggagagtgagcttgTTCCCTCAACCTTTTGGCTCAATTAATGAATTTgtgaatatacagtggggtccgGAATTATTGAATTCATTGATAAAGAGCAAAAAATACTAtaaaaatactgagctatattgtatgaaAATAAAGTTAAATTATATAATTTTTTACTAATACAATTGGAAAAGTTTTATGATTTTGGAGAACacgttgggagggatcttagaccagtcctccatacagaatctttccagatccttgatatccgtCTGTGCTTATGgcctgccctcttcaattcaaaccacaggttttcattAAGGTTCAGGTCCGGAGACCTTTAAAATGCTGCTGCTCTCCCAGATCGATCTCTTCAGTGTCCTTGTGGGACCAAGAAAGGATGTTTGCATAGAGTGGACACTTTGCATCGGCAGCCCACACTTCAGTGGACACTTTGCATCGGCAGCCCACACTTCAGTGGACACTTTGCATCGGCAGCCCACACTTCAGTGGACACTTTGCATCGGCAGCCCACACTTCAGTGGACACTTTGCATCGGCAGCCCACACTTCAGTGGACACTTTGCATCGGCAGCCCACACTTCAGTGGACACTTTGCATCGGCAGCCCACACTTCAGTGGACACTTTGCATCGGCAGCCCACACTTCAGTGGACACTTTGCATCGGCAGCCCACACTTCAGTGGACACTTTGCATCGGCAGCCCACACTTCAGTGGACACTTTGCATCGGCAGCCCACACTTCAGTGGACACTTTCAATTGGCAGCACACACTTCAGTGGACACTTTGCATCGGCAGCACACACTTCAGTGGACACTTTGCATCGGCAGCACATGCTTTAGTGCCCTGGGAGTATTTATAGCCCTGTGAGTTTGACACTTCATTATCGAGAGCTGTCCTTCATGACCCACAACAACCATTACTTTTACCACCTTCTTCATCTAGATATTTTCACTAACTTTCTAGGTAAAAAAAGAAACAATTTATACACAAATGATGTGACTCCATTACAGGGTGTCTTGAGAGTTGATGTACCCATGCGTTTTGTAGTCATCAAATCTTTGTCAAAcattgacgttgagggagaatCTAAGCAatcaaatattgttattttttcagAAACAAGGGAACAGATCATTGGGACTCAGATAccatctagattcagtggcagCGGAACTTAGTGATATCATTCTGCCCACCAGCGGAGTCCAGACTGAAGGTGCTGTGACGTACTGCAGGTGCTGAGGGAGAATTGAAGAGACAGTGACATGGAACACTGACTGAACACCCACCTAGGAACCCAGCCAGCTCCTGATGTGGGCCACCAGGCTGATAAAAATACAGAggttgacagagagacagagctgccagGTGAAGGATGGAATCTGAGCATCAACAAAAGCCAAATAACTGTTTCAGCTCAGAGCATGGGAGGACTTGCTGCTAGATCCGTATCGGTCCAGCAGAGCATCGAGATTAGTGCAACTGcaactcttctctctccttcccatcgCAGGATGACCACTAGCACACACAGCAGAGCTACTGCCACTCTGAGGATGTTGTCCTGGGGTTAGCTTGCTTCTACTATATGTTGGTGCTCAACCTCATCTTCAAAAGGCTGTTAAGTGAGGGTTTCATCATTATCGTCATTGTTCGGCTGCAGAACTGTCACCCTGAAGCGTTCTTCAGTATCTACGGTCACTGGCAAGGTTTGCTATTTGATGTGGTTGCAGCCAAGGTTGCAACgcaaacataatacaaaaatagTAAAGGGGAAAACCCAATAAAACATGCTTGAGCATtgcaataaaaacaaacaaatcttTGTTTTGAGAGTTTCTATTCAAGGTACAGATTGACTAACTCTAGCTTTGACTCATTTTATGCAACCCAAAATTATTTTATTGAACTACAAAAATTCTTCTGAATTACCAAGAAATGTTGATTAAATACTATTACCTCAATTTAAAGCAGAGTCTGATTAGCTGGACggatctacagtaccagtcaaaggtttggacacctactcattcaagggtttttctttattttactattttctgcattgtagaataatagtgacgacatcaaaaccatgaaataacacacatggaatcatgtggcaaccaaaaaagtgttaaatcaaaatatatttcagattcctcaaagtagccaccctttgccttgacgacagctttgcacactcttggcgttctctcaaccagcttcatgtggaatgcttttccaacagtctgagttcccacatatgctgagcaggtgttgactgcttttctttcactctgtagtccaactaatccaaaaccatctcaattgggttgaggtcaggtgattgtggaggccaggtcatctgatgcagcattccatcactctccttggtcatataacccttacacagcctggaggtgtatgttGGGTCatttgttctgttgaaaaacaaatgatatcccactaagagcaaaccagatgggatggcgtatcgctgtagaatacggatgtagccatgctggttaagtgtggctctaattctaaataaatcacacagtgtcaccagcaaagcaccatcacacctccatggtgggagccacacatgcggagatcatccgttcacctactctgcgtctcacaaagacacggcaattggttccaaaaatctcaaatttggagtcatcagaccaaaggacagatttccaccagtctaatgttcattgctcgtgtttcttggccaaagcaagtctcttcttcttattggtgtcctttagtagtggtttctttgcagcaattcgaccatgaaggcctgattcacgcagtcctctctgaacagttgatgttgaggtgtctgttacttgaactctgtgatgctTTTATTggtgctgcaatctgaggtgcagttaactctaatgaacgtatcccttgcagcagaggtaactctcagtcttcctttcctgtggcggtcctcttgagagccagtttcatcatagcgcttgatggtttttgtgactgcacttgaagaaactttcagagttcttaaaatgttccgtattgactgaccttcatgtcttaaagtaatgatggaatgttgtttctctttgattatttgagctgttgttgccataatatggatttggtctttcatcaaatagggctatcttctgtatatgacccctaccatgtcacaacacaaatgattggctcaaacgcattaagaaggaaataaattccataaattaacttttaacaaggcacacctgttaattgaaatgcattccaggtgactacctcatgaagctggttgagagaatgccaagagtgtgcaaagctgtcatcaaggcaaagggtggctactttgaagaatctcaaatataaaagatgttttgatttgtttaacacttttttagttactacatgattccatatgtgttatttcatagtctgatctcttcactattattctacaatgtagaaaataatccaaatattttaaaaagccttgaatgagtaggtgtgtccaacattttgactggtactggttATAAAACTCAAAGCATGCCTTGTTGATCCATTAGAACTGCAGTAGCATGGAAACGAAGTCAGAGGGAGCATTAACACTGCCTGTTGCTATTAAGCCATTCCTGCATTGCACAGTACACATTCCACATACTGTACCTGAAAATACCCTTCAGTTTGTAATGACTTAGATGGAACTTAATTTTACATGATATGATTAAGCAGGCACACTATCTTCCTTCCTGTGTACTAGTATTTATAACTAAGCAGCCTACTGTACCCAATTACATGTTATACAACCACACTTGGAACGGCTTGGCTCGCTTGACCTTCTTGGGCTGCGCTGCCATTGCAAACCTCTGTGCCATTTTCTCCTGTGTTACACAAGCACATTACTCACATCAAGGGCTTTATTATGTCTAGTGAATAAGGCACCTACACACCCAGTGGATGGCCCGGGCCAGGTACTGTTATATAAAGGCTGTTCAGCTGCAGCTGTCTAGGTGCAGATATGTCAGCCCAGCCATTTGCTTCTATGGTCAGAGTGTTGAAGGGTTACAAACCTTATTAAATGCTAggtattatttatttttgacaaCTTAGTGAATTGAGCTTCACCTCACTAAAGAAGTGTGATTCTACAGTTTTCCTGATGTCCACTTTTTGACTACTGGACCGCACTGACAGTGACCTGGCTGCAGAGGGGGTATTTGTTACATCATGCACATAAAAGCatgtacagtgctgtgaaaaagtatttgcccccttctaattttctctactttAGAATAtgtttgatactgaatgttatcagatcttcaaccaaaacctaatattagataaaggaaacctgagtgaacaaataacacaacaatgacttacttatttcataaacaaagttatgcaacacccaatgcccctgtgtgtaaaagtaattgcccccttacactcaataacttgTTGTGCCACCTTAAGCTGCAAttccaaccaaatgcttcctgtagttgttggtcagtctctcacgtcgctgtggaggaattttggcccactcttccatgcagaattGCTTTAACTCAgggacatttgtgggttttcaatcATGAATTGctcatttcaagtcctgccacaacatctcaattgtgattaggtctggactttgaccaaGCCATTTCAAAACTTCAcatttgttgctttttagccattttcatgtagacttgagtgtgtgttttggatcattgtcttgctgcatgactcaGCTGCGCTTCAACTTCAGCTAACAgatggatggcctgacattcttcTGTAGaactctctgatacagagcagaattcatgattccttctattaaggcaagtcgtcccgGTCTTGAGgaagcaaagcatccccaaacaaTCACACTACCGCCACCATTATGTCTGGCGAAAACTAAatgtgaagttttggaatggccgaCTCAAAGTGCAGATCTAATCctaattgagatgttgtggcagaaCTTGAAACGAGCAATTCATGCTTAAAACCCCACAAATAtcactgagttaaagcagttctgcatgtaAGAGTGGGCacaaattcctccacagcgatgtgagagactgatcaacaactacacaTGCTGTATCCggcgcatgtgaaaaatacagtttgatttgattgcagctaaaggtggaacAACCAGTTATTGAATGTAATGGGGCAATtcctttttcacacaggggcattgggtgttgcataactttgttaattaaataaataaaataagtatatttttttgttatttgtaaactcaagttccctttatctaatattaagtttttgttgaagatctgataacattcagtataaaaAATATGCCAAGACAGAGAACCAGACAGGGAAATGCTTTTTCATGGCATTATTCTTCCAGATTACAAAAGTGGTTCGGAGAGGGGAGATAACCGAGGCACTGACTCATGAAATCTCTTTTGTGTTCCGCAACCTTCCATTTCAGCCCATGGGTTAAGCTCGTGTGCATGGGGTGTTTTGTTGGAGGCACAGACCACACATTCCCAAGAGTCAGGAATGTTTCAGTGGCAGAGATGTTTCCTGTGTTTCAGCTCATGTTGATAGCCCTCTCAAACGTTGCTTTTGAAAAGCCTTTGCAATCTAATGGCCCCCTCATCTGGTGTTTAAAGaatgtgtatttatttaattgaatTAGAGTAGACAAGTGTAATGCAAGATAAGACTATGGCCAAATACACAATACAATTTGTACAACTGATGTAAAATGCATTTGACACAATGGTTGCGATACAACAGTCTGCCTGCACAAAAATCATTGCATAATCATTGGGTGGTGTCTCCACATTGCCTGTGTAAAAATGTTTTTGCGGACAAACTCTCTGTTGTATCACAACTGTTGTCACATGTTGTAAACTAGGATGTATACTCTTTAGTTTGACTATTCCTCATCACAGACAAAGCTTTGAGGGATACAAAGACAAACCCTGGAATATCCGTTACAATATGATAACCATTATACAACACTTTGATTAGGCACATTAAAATAGCATGCATTTATTCGCAGCAGCTTAAGGCTGAGGGCAGGCTGTCTGCACATTACAAGCACAGCCAGCCCAGTGTGACAGCATGGAAGTGTTGGCAGCATTGAAGCGATAGGAGACAGTATCGAAGCCAGAGCCCACCCTCTGTGCCATCCATCCACTGGCAGCATCTCAGAGCTACCAGCCACAGGCAGCAGCATCTCAGGGCTATACATGGAGCACCTAACACTGTATCATATGAGCTTGtggcacacacagtcacacacttctCACATGGGCACACTCTAGCCCTTTGACACACTGCCCTCCCACGCAGTTTCCCACACTGTTTACAATGGACGATCTAGCACTAAGTGTGAGTTCTGTCGTCACATCAGAACACAGACAGGCACTTAACCTCCCAGATGCCTTTTCTGGGTAAGTTAGGTAACCAGttttcccacaatgcactgcTTTGCCCTACTTCTGTCAGTGTGCTACATGTTTTATAAAATTGGGGGAAGGTGTATCCGCCAAGTTCCAATAGCAACCCCTCTAGTGGCCTTATCATTTCAGTTACATAACCTTACTTGGCGTGTAACATAGGACTAGTGTTATGTGGCCAGTCTGGCTAGGGCACGCTGATGAGGGATCGGTTTTAAGGCCTTTGCTGAGAAAGAGTATCTTTTATACTCTCTAGTTCCAGTGGGGCTCTCAGTACAGTTGAATAATATCTGGCCTTTGTCGCTTCACACCTTTGAGATCCCATTTGTCACTCACTGAAGTTTGTTTATACATTTTTCTGTCCTGAACAAACAAAGCATGACACCTTATTCAAAATAacaaagatgggggggggggggggggaagagtccCTTGCCATTTTGGCACGATTCCTGTACCGACTGCTGAAAAATGCCCTCTCTCAAAGGCGGAACAAGATACCCTGATCCTCTGCAGATGCTAACCCCATTTCAAAGTTTACGTAACGTCTGACTGCCCCGTTATGTAAGCCCTATTAAATATATCCCCATggcttctccctccctcactcccaccagacagacagactgctaaTTACATTGGTGCTACTTGTCCCCTCTTCCTCGGAGTCCATTATCCCTCCCAGTCAGGGAGGTGCGGTTCGGTATGGGTAAGGTCATCTCCTCCAGCAGAAAGGCAGAGCTGCAGAATGTGGGGCAGTGGGGCAAGGGGAGTGGAATAGTGTTTCCTTCTTCCTGAACCGTGACCTACATTCACACTGTTGTGTAAAGTCAATGCAGCCTTACATAAGTTTTCTGTTATGTCCCAACATTCTAGACGTTTCTAAAGAGCTATATTGATACTACTTTAGACTAACACGTAACCAAAGGAGAAAAATGTTGAACACGGGACGAGACAAATGAAAGACCATCGGTTTAGCTCTTATTCCACTAATTAAGAGCCTTTTTTATTCAGAAGTGTGTTTTCTGTACATTGTATAACATTGCAATGACTACATTTCCATCAAAACAGAAATAACGTCAGATAAGATGCCTACAACAtacattccattttttttttgtaaagacATACAGTTAGAGGCAATTATACCTGTGTTATACAATCACCCCAAAAAGACTTAATCCATGGTCAACAAATCTCCATAGAAACAAATGACATGTCCATTTTAATTAGCATGTTCTGTGGTGGAAGAGCTAcaggtcagtgtgtcagaggtaGAAGGCTTCAATCATTAGAGCAAGGTTCAATGTGGAATTCAAAAAAGGACAGGAAGATACTACCATTGAATTTCTATTGTTTTGGCATTTTCTGATGTAAATGAGAAGAATGCATCTTTGCATAGAATTTGGCTTACATGCAACAGCCATATCAAATGTATAGACATGCAAATGTGTGATGTTGGAGAGGAAACATAATCTACTTGAATTGACATGCCAATCAATTAGCTTTTATCCTGACATTTTTTTAACTCAACCAAGgctcaatgttgttgttgttgtatctgaaagtccagctgaaaatACTCAAATTGTGTTCTTGCATTGAGATG containing:
- the LOC139390953 gene encoding CRACD-like protein isoform X2 — translated: MKQRTSSLLVSIGVSPSDCSIMASGPSDVLTNQDPTDTTEDCTGKKKSKFQTFKNLFSKKKRKEAAAPAGGDSGLKCSQSSDNVNVPEPALLIRSEKDEGSGSKINMGNKALSHDSVFVSESPLSEVTEGLGVSQDSIHGKVKSLQVIRLGSPPSLCVKKMDDAGTLSEDDGLPCSPPEYSTLHTVLAGVSHRSSKPVQRNNSLSLEGTDSDEDQMSCETGSRSVSPLVFLPVDFSQPASPMGCLDNTAARHRLAVRHKACAKTRKPTTRVDGRAEGESFQEERQNCIIPESVEEDEEEDVKREQAGVAEEEEQTDGVVVSQQAERSASDEEDKQSVQQELSHAQDALSLSIQNDSDSEECLSCQAEVSAPRLQTAPLLGSMKSLEPPTGDDFLLTPPGCEVAVEGGSLLQEVLISLKGPLTSVLGLETEAVLLEVEVNMEGSEAESGVDELALNPQEEACLPSDRPDYPAEPREEVEDEPYESEEELVVERFNPKEEEEDAEEINPEYLTKEDPDMPSVEKEEEEEENEGEREEGAEVEEKETEEVVEDERREEEDKMEPDSDVPVQTALLEPGEEEDVMSTSVEDDFQQVPDRDPERACESPECTTELSDQTVTDQACLPQLPNSSTPPPESLDQPEAPAHTTQDQEEPSVTTDQPCITSPSAAAGPEQSPQEHCRGPTATEDPGKPSGGSEHNRPRYTIAPAWQRLATKELTSPSPSPSVTVPGAVEAKRDPPSGVEPLSPVGADVPAIPIPTQSTTAPIISPEDTPPAAQEEETPENLFGVRLRKTSVGMLRLGSESETPPASPVHSLPIEPQRASFTEPQSNSKPALPRKPSELDGMVKPKRIPDLSVGREPSGGPGGGSQSPSWISVARQKQRILKENSLEETTDNKDPAEMEELNRKKSIRTLTRPVNKDQAKPPGSPVKVLCSLEISKPVVVEKEGKRALAHPAPTALAQNEPPWLALAKKKAKAWSEMPQIVQ